Proteins from a single region of Mycosarcoma maydis unplaced genomic scaffold um_scaf_contig_1.256, whole genome shotgun sequence:
- a CDS encoding putative inorganic phosphate transmembrane transporter → MAFGKDMDAWAGDTGLALVEKNEKKSRFAVSWAEAKLLTIAGVGFLMDAWDLFIINIIYSIILIAYYPKGTKNIDWGLEGGVLKAAANIGNIVGQLFFGFCGDMFGRSAVYGKELFIVIVAVILQISAPDSIGGHGITIWLTVFRFIMGIGIGGDYPMSATIVSDRAHLKNRGFLLSWIFSNQGWGNLTGALFAVIVIAGYRHYVDAGDVHKLSGAWRILQGLTLIPAFIVLYFRLTLVESTRFTQARKLQDDPELIAKGQNNLNRSNSDDDGIIKEKALGGDMTPIENTAVGMSFKSIGKPKNEFIDYFSQWKNAKKLFGCAATWFLVDITFYGINLNQSSILNAIGFTNGSTWGKLMKTATGNLIITCAGFLPGYFFTMFTVDIVGRRAIQLFGFIMNALFLGILAGRFDHLKHQTGPFFVVFVFLQLTFNWGANATTFIVPAEAFPTRVRATAHGFCAACGKCGAILSSLLFSHLATKTSLGNQGVFWIFFGVSILGAIVTYLFVPETNEYDADEEDRKELAARAGVQ, encoded by the coding sequence ATGGCTTTCGGTAAGGACATGGACGCCTGGGCCGGCGACACTGGCCTGGCCCTTGTTGAAAAGAACGAGAAAAAGTCGCGCTTTGCCGTCTCGTGGGCCGAAGCCAAGCTTCTCACGATTGCTGGTGTCGGTTTCTTGATGGACGCTTGGGACTTAttcatcatcaacatcatctACTCGATTATCCTGATCGCTTACTATCCCAAAGGCACCAAGAACATCGACTGGGGTCTCGAGGGCGGCGTGCTAAAGGCCGCCGCCAACATTGGTAACATTGTTGGTCAGCTCTTCTTTGGTTTCTGCGGTGACATGTTCGGTCGCTCCGCTGTCTACGGCAAGGAACTCTTCATTGTTATCGTAGCCGTCATCCTCCAGATCTCGGCTCCAGACTCTATTGGCGGTCATGGCATCACTATCTGGCTTACTGTCTTCCGTTTCATCATGGGCATCGGCATTGGCGGTGACTACCCCATGTCAGCCACAATCGTCTCGGACCGAGCGCATCTCAAGAACCGTGGCTTCCTTCTCAGCTGGATCTTCTCCAACCAGGGTTGGGGTAACCTCACTGGTGCCCTCTTCGCCGTTATTGTCATTGCTGGCTACCGCCACTacgtcgacgctggcgaCGTACACAAGCTTTCGGGCGCTTGGCGCATTCTTCAGGGCCTCACCCTGATTCCTGCCTTCATCGTGCTCTATTTCCGTCTCACCCTTGTCGAGTCGACCCGTTTCACTCAGGCTCGTAAACTCCAGGACGACCCTGAGCTTATTGCCAAGGGTCAGAACAACCTCAACCGCTCcaactcggacgacgatggcatTATCAAGGAGAAGGCCCTTGGCGGCGACATGACCCCCATCGAGAACACCGCCGTTGGCATGTCCTTTAAGTCGATCGGAAAGCCCAAGAACGAGTTCATCGACTACTTCTCCCAGTGGAAGAatgccaagaagctcttCGGTTGTGCTGCCACCTGGTTCCTGGTCGACATTACCTTCTACGGTATCAATCTCAACCAGTCTTCCATCCTTAACGCTATTGGCTTCACCAACGGTTCCACCTGGGGCAAACTCATGAAAACTGCGACTGGAAACCTCATCATCACTTGCGCCGGTTTCTTGCCTGGTTACTTCTTCACCATGTTCACTGTCGACATTGTCGGCCGTAGGGCTATCCAACTCTTTGGTTTCATCATGAACGCTCTGTtcctcggcatcctcgCCGGTCGCTTCGATCACCTCAAGCACCAGACTGGTCccttcttcgtcgtcttcgtcttcttgcAACTTACTTTCAACTGGGGTGCCAACGCAACAACGTTCATCGTCCCTGCCGAAGCCTTCCCCACCCGAGTTCGTGCCACCGCTCACGGTTTCTGTGCCGCGTGCGGTAAGTGCGGTGCCATTctgtcgtcgctgctcttTTCGCACCTTGCCACCAAGACCAGTCTTGGAAACCAGGGTGTCTTCTGGATCTTCTTTGGTGTCTCGATCCTCGGTGCCATTGTGACCTACTTATTTGTTCCCGAGACCAACGAGTACGACGCTGATGAGGAAGACCGCAAGGAGCTTGCTGCCCGCGCCGGTGTTCAGTAG